One window of the Pyxicephalus adspersus chromosome 5, UCB_Pads_2.0, whole genome shotgun sequence genome contains the following:
- the GPR20 gene encoding LOW QUALITY PROTEIN: G-protein coupled receptor 20 (The sequence of the model RefSeq protein was modified relative to this genomic sequence to represent the inferred CDS: substituted 1 base at 1 genomic stop codon) — protein sequence MECLLYPGSSNLSNNVGQNNSDTSDKSSEIHQIGDLEKTLHNRFYGLWVALLIINTLIFLVGIILNSLAIYVFCFRTKAKTTSVIYTINLVVTDLLVGLSLPTRIVMYYNVEACHTCYLVHSFTYFVNMYCSILFLTCICVDRYMAMVQVDASRKWRNPNYAKCICIFIWIFAVVVTFTILTTTIKHKHCCLFQLFTLTAFEYFVPLIIITFYTLRIMWALSRSTLMNQSRERRMKAVQLLIIVLIIFTVCFTPIHVSQVAFCARSDVSRDVILIVYHVTVTLSSFNSCMDPIVYXFVTNNFQSTMKSIFRKHRPEPSSMDILSLHKNSKSSGTAFSAISNAIVTLPLQSSNII from the coding sequence ATGGAGTGCCTGCTTTATCCAGGATCTTCCAACTTATCCAACAACGTCGGTCAGAATAATTCTGACACAAGTGACAAGTCATCGGAAATTCATCAAATTGGAGACTTGGAAAAGACCTTACATAATAGATTCTATGGCCTTTGGGTGGCTTTGTTAATTATCAACACCCTTATCTTCCTGGTGGGCATCATATTAAACAGTTTGGCCATCTATGTGTTCTGTTTCCGAACCAAAGCAAAGACCACCTCTGTTATCTACACCATCAACCTGGTGGTGACGGACCTCTTGGTGGGCCTCTCTCTACCAACACGAATCGTCATGTACTACAACGTGGAGGCCTGCCACACCTGCTACTTAGTCCATAGCTTCACCTACTTTGTAAACATGTACTGTAGTATTCTTTTTCTGACTTGCATTTGTGTTGATCGTTATATGGCCATGGTGCAAGTGGACGCCTCACGTAAATGGAGAAACCCCAACTATGCCAAATGTATCTGCATTTTTATATGGATATTTGCTGTGGTTGTAACATTCACCATACTGACCACAACCATAAAGCACAAACACTGTTGTCTTTTCCAGCTTTTCACACTAACCGCCTTTGAGTACTTTGTTCCTTTGATAATCATCACTTTCTACACCTTGAGGATCATGTGGGCTTTGTCCAGGTCAACATTAATGAACCAAAGCAGAGAAAGGCGAATGAAGGCCGTACAGCTCCTCATAATAGTGCTGATCATCTTCACGGTTTGCTTCACGCCCATCCACGTAAGTCAAGTGGCCTTCTGCGCCAGAAGTGACGTTTCCCGAGACGTCATCCTGATTGTCTACCATGTGACGGTAACTTTGAGCAGCTTCAATAGTTGTATGGACCCCATTGTCTATTGATTTGTCACCAACAATTTCCAATCCACCATGAAAAGTATCTTCAGGAAACATCGACCAGAACCATCCAGTATGGATATCTTAAGTCTACACAAGAACTCCAAAAGTTCGGGAACGGCTTTCTCGGCTATTTCAAATGCCATAGTGACCTTACCTTTACAGAGCAGTAATATTATCTAG